The Candidatus Saccharibacteria bacterium oral taxon 488 genome has a segment encoding these proteins:
- the gyrB gene encoding DNA topoisomerase (ATP-hydrolyzing) subunit B gives MAKQTDKQAYDGSQIQVLEGLEPVRKRPGMYIGSTGYDGIHHLIKEIADNSIDEAIAGHATRVEVVLLEDGGVQVTDDGRGIPVDKHPKTGLSTLETVLTVLHAGGKFGGGGYKVSSGLHGVGSSVVNALSTKMIAEVVRDGQLYRVVFATGGIAEPLKKVGKTDRPTGTRITFYPDPTIFKETVEFDYKWVVSYLRHQAYLTKGVHTSVIDNRTGERQSFYFEGGIQSYVRHLNIGKDVLSNDVFYVERQVEDCMVEIAVQYNDTYIETVKPFANNVLTPDGGTHLIGFRSALTRVINDYARKNGLLKEKEDNLTGDDIREGLTAIILVKLPDPQFEGQTKNKLGNPEMRRYVEQVMNEYFAYYLEENPSTAKKIVGKATLAARARKAARAARDNVIRKGALDGMGLPGKLWDCSSKSPSDSEIYIVEGNSAAGSAKEGRDSRTQAILPLRGKVLNTERARLDKMFANKEIVAMIQAFGVGIGDQFDINGLRYHKIIIMTDADVDGSHIATLLLTFLFRYMKEVVEGGYVYLAKPPLYSINRGQKKIYAYDEDEKDKVLASLIADKKSRGTTIDDEQDVTKQAGVTISRFKGLGEMDADQLWETTMNPENRVLIQVSVEDAEEADAIFTRLMGDDVSLRKNFIQSWAKNANLEDLDI, from the coding sequence ATGGCTAAACAAACAGATAAGCAAGCCTACGATGGCTCGCAAATCCAGGTTTTGGAGGGTCTCGAACCGGTGCGTAAGCGGCCGGGGATGTACATTGGTAGCACGGGATATGATGGTATTCACCATTTGATCAAGGAGATCGCTGATAACTCAATTGATGAGGCAATCGCGGGCCATGCGACGAGAGTAGAGGTGGTGCTGCTAGAAGACGGTGGTGTGCAGGTGACTGATGATGGGCGCGGTATTCCGGTTGATAAACATCCAAAAACTGGTTTGTCTACCCTAGAAACCGTGCTGACAGTACTGCATGCTGGTGGTAAATTTGGCGGCGGCGGCTACAAAGTGTCATCTGGACTTCATGGCGTGGGTTCGAGCGTGGTCAACGCGCTTTCAACTAAAATGATCGCTGAAGTGGTGCGAGACGGGCAGCTATACCGCGTGGTGTTTGCGACTGGTGGTATCGCCGAGCCGCTAAAGAAGGTTGGCAAAACCGATCGGCCAACCGGGACACGCATAACCTTCTACCCAGATCCAACGATTTTTAAGGAGACAGTGGAATTTGACTACAAGTGGGTGGTTAGTTATTTGCGCCATCAGGCATACCTCACCAAAGGCGTGCACACCTCGGTTATTGACAATCGAACAGGTGAGCGACAGTCATTTTACTTTGAGGGTGGTATTCAGAGCTACGTGAGACACCTCAACATTGGCAAAGATGTTTTATCAAACGATGTCTTTTATGTTGAGAGACAGGTTGAAGATTGCATGGTCGAGATTGCCGTACAGTATAATGATACTTACATTGAGACAGTAAAGCCGTTCGCCAATAACGTGCTGACACCAGATGGCGGTACACACTTGATCGGTTTTCGCTCAGCATTAACCAGGGTCATCAACGACTACGCGCGTAAGAATGGCCTACTGAAAGAAAAGGAAGATAACCTGACCGGTGACGACATTCGCGAGGGCTTGACGGCAATTATCTTAGTCAAGCTGCCCGATCCGCAGTTTGAAGGTCAGACCAAGAACAAACTTGGTAATCCAGAAATGCGTCGCTATGTCGAGCAAGTGATGAACGAGTATTTTGCATATTATCTCGAGGAAAACCCGAGTACTGCTAAGAAAATTGTCGGCAAGGCAACCTTGGCGGCCCGGGCGCGTAAGGCGGCGCGAGCAGCTCGTGACAATGTGATCCGTAAGGGCGCACTTGATGGTATGGGGCTGCCGGGTAAACTGTGGGATTGTTCAAGCAAAAGTCCAAGCGATAGTGAAATTTACATCGTTGAGGGTAACTCAGCAGCGGGTTCAGCCAAAGAGGGCCGCGACAGTAGAACTCAGGCGATTTTACCGCTCCGCGGTAAGGTGCTGAACACTGAGCGGGCGCGACTTGATAAAATGTTTGCCAATAAAGAAATTGTGGCGATGATCCAGGCGTTTGGTGTCGGTATCGGTGATCAGTTTGACATCAATGGTCTGCGTTACCACAAAATTATCATCATGACCGATGCTGATGTTGACGGTAGTCATATCGCGACGTTGCTTTTGACATTCCTGTTCCGCTATATGAAAGAGGTGGTTGAGGGTGGCTATGTGTACCTTGCCAAGCCACCGTTGTACTCAATCAACCGTGGGCAGAAGAAAATTTATGCGTATGATGAGGATGAGAAAGACAAAGTATTGGCGAGCCTAATTGCCGATAAGAAAAGTCGTGGCACAACAATCGATGATGAACAAGATGTCACCAAGCAGGCTGGCGTGACAATTTCACGATTTAAGGGTCTTGGTGAGATGGATGCCGACCAGCTGTGGGAGACAACGATGAATCCAGAAAATCGTGTATTGATTCAGGTCAGTGTGGAAGACGCCGAAGAGGCGGATGCGATCTTTACGCGGTTGATGGGCGATGACGTGAGTTTGCGCAAAAACTTTATTCAAAGCTGGGCAAAAAATGCTAACTTGGAGGATTTGGATATTTAA